One Streptomyces sp. P9-A2 DNA window includes the following coding sequences:
- a CDS encoding phosphatase PAP2 family protein yields the protein MRTERKTTRLDRVFARLDREPERPAHLDVPRMSRHRTVLFGSTLAFYLAIVWAVVTASWLVRLDWQVMFFRPYEQWAELHAFVDYYVVLGQRGPTAVMVASWLGWRSWRQHTLRPLLALAVSLLLLNITVGAAKYGMGRLGPHYATEIGSSEMWLGGSIFPSGHTANAVVTWGILAYLASTPRTRRWLSAVSAVTSLGVGLSTVYLGTHWLSDVLLGWVAGLLILLALPWFEPLIARAEDRILGRRDHWRDRRYAPRGRTAPAAPVATPVMLKPLTGREAGAAPEPVSASRPAGRPPAYLASGPHSTRAERTPLTPAGSRRPPHGERHPRGNTPAARS from the coding sequence GTGCGTACCGAACGGAAGACCACCCGTCTGGACCGGGTGTTCGCGAGGCTGGATCGTGAGCCGGAACGACCGGCCCACCTCGACGTGCCTCGAATGAGCCGGCACCGGACGGTGCTCTTCGGCTCCACCCTGGCCTTCTACCTGGCGATCGTGTGGGCCGTCGTCACCGCGTCCTGGCTGGTCCGGCTGGACTGGCAGGTGATGTTCTTCCGCCCGTACGAGCAGTGGGCGGAGCTGCACGCCTTCGTCGACTACTACGTGGTGCTCGGCCAGCGCGGCCCGACCGCGGTGATGGTGGCGTCCTGGCTGGGCTGGCGCTCCTGGCGGCAGCACACCCTGCGTCCGCTGCTCGCGCTCGCGGTCTCCCTGCTGCTGCTCAACATCACCGTCGGTGCCGCGAAGTACGGCATGGGACGCCTCGGACCGCATTACGCGACCGAGATCGGCTCCAGCGAGATGTGGCTAGGCGGCAGCATATTTCCCAGCGGTCACACCGCGAACGCCGTGGTGACCTGGGGAATCCTGGCCTATCTGGCCTCCACTCCGAGAACTCGGCGCTGGCTGTCCGCCGTGTCCGCCGTGACCTCGCTCGGTGTCGGGCTGTCCACCGTCTACCTCGGCACCCACTGGCTGAGCGACGTCCTGCTCGGCTGGGTGGCGGGCCTGCTGATCCTGCTGGCCCTGCCCTGGTTCGAGCCGCTGATCGCCCGCGCCGAGGACCGGATCCTCGGCCGGCGGGACCACTGGCGGGACCGCCGGTACGCCCCGCGGGGCCGGACGGCGCCCGCGGCCCCCGTCGCGACGCCGGTCATGCTCAAGCCGCTCACCGGCCGTGAGGCCGGCGCGGCTCCCGAACCGGTCTCCGCGTCCCGCCCGGCCGGCCGCCCGCCCGCCTATCTGGCGTCGGGGCCGCACTCGACGCGCGCGGAGCGCACACCGCTCACTCCGGCCGGCAGCCGCCGCCCGCCGCACGGCGAACGTCATCCGCGCGGCAACACCCCGGCAGCCCGCTCCTGA
- a CDS encoding S1 family peptidase: MRIKRTTPSSGISRRTRLIAVSTGLVAAAAIAIPSANASEAPTTFSSAELKGVSGSVLEADVPGTAWAVDSKTNRVVVTVDSTVSEAEIAKIKQEAGADADALQIKRTPGTFTKLIQGGDAIYASSWRCSLGFNVRSSSGVEYFLTAGHCTDGAGTWYSNSGRTTAIGTTAGSSFPGNDYGIVRYTGSVSRPGTANGVDITSAATPSVGTTVIRDGSTTGTHSGRVTALNATVNYGGGDVVSGLIQTTVCAEPGDSGGSLYGSNGTAYGLTSGGSGNCSSGGTTFFQPVTEALSAYGVSVY, translated from the coding sequence GTGAGGATCAAGCGCACCACCCCCAGCAGCGGCATATCGAGACGCACCCGGCTGATCGCCGTCTCCACCGGCCTCGTGGCCGCCGCCGCGATCGCGATCCCCAGCGCGAACGCATCCGAAGCTCCCACCACCTTCAGCTCCGCCGAACTCAAGGGCGTCAGCGGTTCGGTGCTGGAAGCGGACGTCCCGGGCACCGCCTGGGCCGTCGACAGCAAGACCAACCGGGTCGTCGTCACCGTCGACAGCACGGTGTCCGAGGCCGAGATCGCGAAGATCAAGCAGGAGGCCGGCGCCGACGCCGACGCGCTGCAGATCAAGCGCACACCCGGCACGTTCACCAAGCTCATCCAGGGCGGCGACGCCATCTACGCGAGTAGCTGGCGCTGCTCCCTCGGCTTCAACGTCCGCAGCAGCAGCGGCGTCGAGTACTTCCTGACGGCCGGGCACTGCACCGACGGCGCGGGCACCTGGTACTCCAACTCCGGCCGTACCACGGCCATCGGCACGACCGCCGGCTCCAGCTTCCCGGGCAACGACTACGGCATCGTGCGCTACACCGGGTCCGTCAGCCGCCCCGGCACCGCGAACGGCGTGGACATCACCAGCGCGGCCACCCCGAGCGTGGGCACCACCGTCATCCGTGACGGCTCCACCACGGGTACGCACAGCGGCCGGGTCACCGCGCTCAACGCGACCGTGAACTACGGCGGCGGCGACGTCGTCTCCGGTCTCATCCAGACCACTGTCTGCGCCGAGCCCGGCGACTCCGGCGGCTCGCTCTACGGCAGCAACGGCACCGCGTACGGTCTCACCTCCGGCGGCAGCGGCAACTGCTCCTCCGGCGGCACGACCTTCTTCCAGCCGGTGACGGAGGCCCTGAGCGCCTACGGAGTCAGCGTCTACTAG
- a CDS encoding S1 family peptidase, with translation MKHRRIPRRCVAVTGAGIAALVAAGVTFQTANASESPEASAPRTLSITAAGNLASTLVEDLGADAAGTYYDAKSKSLVVNVLDEAAAGTVEEAGAKAIVVANSLAELKSARTALKQDATIPGTSWVTDPTTNKVVVTADRTVSDAEWAKLTKVVDGLGSKAELQRTKSEFIPYAAGGDAITGAGGRCSLGFNVTKGGEPYFLTAGHCTESITTWSDSSGTVIGENEASSFPGDDYGLVKYTADVDHPSEVNLYDGSTQAISGAAEATVGMEVTRSGSTTQVHSGAVTGLDATVNYGNGDIVNGLIQTDVCAEPGDSGGSLFSGGSAVGLTSGGSGDCTSGGTTFFQPVTEALSATGTQIG, from the coding sequence TTGAAGCACCGACGCATACCCAGGCGGTGTGTGGCCGTGACGGGTGCGGGCATCGCCGCACTGGTCGCCGCCGGAGTCACCTTCCAGACTGCGAACGCCAGTGAGTCACCGGAGGCCTCCGCGCCCCGGACCCTCTCCATCACGGCGGCCGGAAACCTCGCCTCGACGCTCGTCGAGGATCTCGGCGCCGACGCGGCGGGAACGTACTACGACGCGAAGAGCAAGAGCCTCGTGGTGAACGTGCTCGACGAGGCCGCCGCCGGAACCGTCGAGGAGGCCGGCGCCAAGGCGATAGTCGTCGCGAACTCCCTCGCCGAACTGAAGAGCGCACGCACCGCCCTCAAGCAGGACGCGACGATCCCGGGTACCTCCTGGGTGACCGACCCGACCACCAACAAGGTCGTCGTCACCGCGGACCGCACGGTCTCCGACGCCGAGTGGGCCAAGCTGACGAAGGTCGTCGACGGGCTCGGGAGCAAGGCCGAACTCCAGCGCACCAAGAGCGAGTTCATCCCGTACGCCGCGGGCGGCGACGCCATCACCGGGGCCGGCGGGCGCTGCTCGCTCGGTTTCAACGTGACCAAGGGCGGCGAGCCGTACTTCCTCACCGCGGGGCACTGCACCGAGTCCATCACCACCTGGTCGGACTCCTCGGGCACCGTGATCGGTGAGAACGAGGCGTCCAGCTTCCCGGGTGACGACTACGGCCTGGTCAAGTACACCGCCGACGTGGACCACCCGAGCGAGGTGAACCTCTACGACGGCTCCACGCAGGCGATCTCCGGTGCCGCCGAGGCCACCGTCGGCATGGAGGTCACCCGCAGCGGCTCCACGACCCAGGTGCACTCCGGCGCGGTCACGGGCCTGGACGCCACCGTGAACTACGGCAACGGCGACATCGTCAACGGTCTGATCCAGACCGACGTCTGCGCCGAACCCGGTGACAGCGGCGGCTCGCTCTTCTCGGGCGGCAGCGCGGTCGGTCTCACCTCCGGCGGCAGCGGCGACTGCACCTCCGGCGGCACGACCTTCTTCCAGCCGGTGACGGAGGCCCTCTCGGCGACCGGCACCCAGATCGGCTGA
- a CDS encoding cell division protein SepF, with product MGSVRKASAWLGLVDDNEDERYYDDDYSDGAAPGDAWVTDPRVRVAADVAVEKGRRIGTVTPDSFRDARAIGELFRDGVPVIMNLTAMEAGDAKRVVDFAAGLIFGLRGSIERVSSRVFLLSPADTEVVSGEPAAHRSDGFFNQS from the coding sequence ATGGGATCGGTACGCAAGGCAAGTGCCTGGCTCGGCCTCGTCGACGACAACGAAGACGAGCGTTACTACGACGACGACTACTCCGACGGGGCCGCGCCCGGGGACGCCTGGGTCACCGATCCGCGGGTCAGGGTGGCCGCGGACGTCGCCGTGGAGAAGGGCCGCCGCATCGGCACGGTGACCCCGGACAGCTTCCGGGACGCCCGCGCCATCGGCGAACTGTTCCGGGACGGGGTCCCCGTCATCATGAACCTCACCGCCATGGAGGCCGGGGACGCCAAGCGCGTCGTCGACTTCGCCGCCGGGCTGATCTTCGGGCTGCGCGGTTCCATCGAGCGTGTGTCCAGCCGTGTGTTCCTGCTGAGCCCGGCCGACACCGAGGTCGTCAGCGGGGAACCGGCGGCGCACCGGTCGGACGGCTTCTTCAACCAGAGCTGA
- a CDS encoding cupin domain-containing protein yields MPVVRSSEAVTHRIHGARFVSCASPRTGSKELCAWRGEIPAGTKAPAHTVNREEILHLLTGELLITLDGRTEHVTAGDTVIINPGTTLAVENPTDRTATSWVTTSVGLEAELADGTRITPPWAN; encoded by the coding sequence ATGCCCGTCGTCCGCTCGTCCGAAGCCGTGACCCACCGGATCCACGGCGCCCGTTTCGTCTCGTGCGCCAGCCCCCGCACCGGCAGCAAGGAGCTGTGCGCCTGGCGGGGCGAGATCCCGGCGGGGACGAAGGCCCCCGCGCACACCGTCAACCGGGAGGAGATCCTCCACCTGCTCACCGGTGAGCTGCTGATCACCCTCGACGGCCGCACCGAGCACGTCACCGCGGGCGACACCGTGATCATCAACCCGGGGACCACCCTCGCCGTCGAGAACCCCACCGACCGGACCGCGACGTCCTGGGTCACCACCTCCGTCGGCTTGGAGGCCGAACTGGCCGACGGCACCCGGATCACACCGCCGTGGGCCAACTGA
- a CDS encoding LysM peptidoglycan-binding domain-containing protein — translation MQRAPPGNVRRPHQPDPPHHRIPRTTRRRAGGADRSSSGGDHTVREGDTPSAVAARHGTTWQQLYAADEAVIGGDPDVILPGRRLVLWSIPDAPGGEVRRGPVRTVTVREG, via the coding sequence GTGCAGCGAGCACCGCCCGGGAACGTCCGCCGACCGCACCAGCCGGATCCGCCGCACCACCGGATCCCTCGCACGACCCGACGGCGGGCGGGCGGCGCGGACCGCAGCTCGTCCGGCGGTGACCACACCGTCCGTGAGGGCGACACGCCGAGCGCCGTCGCGGCCCGGCACGGCACCACCTGGCAACAGCTGTACGCCGCCGACGAGGCCGTCATCGGCGGCGATCCCGACGTGATCCTGCCCGGTCGGCGTCTCGTGCTCTGGTCCATCCCGGACGCACCGGGTGGTGAGGTGAGGAGGGGCCCCGTCCGGACAGTGACTGTCCGCGAAGGCTGA
- a CDS encoding glycosyltransferase family 39 protein, protein MTDLETRAAPARPGPLRRAAPALLGYAAVRALGLLVLALWSEARGKSAYTLLTARWDALWYTRVAELGYGYEVRLANGDVHSNLAFFPLLPWLERLVAAVSPLSYADGGFVVAVLASLAAAWGIFAVADHVYGPRAGVCAVLLWAVLPVGVVQSMAYSESLFTALAAWSLYAVLTGRWVTAGILASLAGLTRPVGLAVVAAVWAAGVVSFLHDRRGAGEEHRSFGGSRGAAAVDGARPGGRAAPGGNTPRTPSAGGAPFPAGAPGVGVRRAAGLFTAPLGTAGYVLWVGHRTGKGPFGYLDVQAGWRNGFDGGFAFARFTAEKFTSFPSATAGLGLIVGVGLLVWLYVLCARQRQPLPLLVYAGAVAVLALCASSYFGSKPRLLMPAFPLLLPLALPLSRLRTPRSTLVVGSVAVVSAVYGAFWLNGSGPP, encoded by the coding sequence GTGACCGATCTCGAAACGCGTGCCGCCCCGGCCCGCCCCGGCCCGCTGCGCAGGGCCGCGCCGGCGCTCCTCGGGTACGCGGCCGTGCGTGCCCTGGGCCTCCTCGTCCTGGCCCTGTGGAGCGAGGCGCGCGGCAAAAGCGCGTACACCCTGCTCACGGCCCGCTGGGACGCTCTCTGGTACACGAGGGTCGCGGAGCTGGGGTACGGCTACGAGGTGCGCCTGGCGAACGGGGACGTGCACTCGAACCTGGCCTTCTTCCCCCTGCTCCCCTGGCTGGAGCGGCTGGTGGCGGCGGTGTCGCCGCTGTCGTACGCGGACGGGGGCTTCGTGGTCGCCGTGCTGGCCTCGCTCGCCGCGGCGTGGGGGATCTTCGCGGTGGCGGACCATGTGTACGGGCCGCGGGCCGGGGTCTGCGCGGTGCTGCTCTGGGCGGTGCTGCCGGTCGGGGTCGTCCAGTCGATGGCGTACAGCGAGTCCCTGTTCACGGCGCTCGCCGCCTGGTCGCTGTACGCGGTGCTGACCGGGCGCTGGGTGACGGCCGGGATCCTGGCGTCGCTGGCCGGTCTGACCCGCCCGGTCGGGCTGGCGGTGGTCGCGGCGGTCTGGGCGGCGGGCGTCGTCTCCTTCCTGCACGACCGTCGTGGCGCCGGGGAGGAGCACCGCTCGTTCGGGGGGAGCCGTGGCGCGGCGGCGGTGGACGGCGCGCGCCCGGGGGGACGCGCCGCCCCCGGCGGGAACACCCCGCGCACGCCTTCCGCCGGGGGCGCGCCCTTCCCGGCGGGCGCCCCCGGCGTGGGCGTCCGCCGGGCGGCCGGCCTGTTCACCGCTCCGCTCGGCACCGCCGGTTACGTTCTGTGGGTCGGGCACCGGACCGGGAAGGGCCCGTTCGGGTATCTCGACGTACAGGCGGGCTGGCGGAACGGGTTCGACGGCGGTTTTGCCTTCGCCCGGTTCACGGCGGAGAAGTTCACGTCGTTCCCGTCCGCCACGGCGGGACTCGGGCTGATCGTCGGGGTCGGCCTGCTGGTGTGGCTGTACGTGCTCTGCGCACGGCAGCGCCAGCCGCTCCCGCTCCTGGTGTACGCCGGTGCGGTCGCCGTCCTCGCCCTCTGCGCGTCGAGCTACTTCGGTTCGAAACCGCGCCTGCTGATGCCTGCCTTCCCCTTGCTGCTGCCCCTCGCCCTGCCCCTGTCACGGCTGCGTACGCCCAGGTCGACGCTGGTGGTGGGGTCCGTCGCGGTGGTCTCGGCGGTGTACGGCGCCTTCTGGCTGAACGGCTCCGGACCGCCCTGA
- a CDS encoding MFS transporter: MSGTTTAAALRRRAAGAGANRWVVLVVLCVSLLLVAVDATVLHVAVPAVTQDLRPGAMELLWIVDAYPLVCASLLILFGTLGDRVGRRRVLLLGYALFGVASGLAALADSAPVLIAARALLGVGGAMIMPATLSILRQVFPDRRERAFAIGIWSAVAAVGAAAGPLLGGFLLEYFWWGSVFLINIPLMLVSLPVGRILLPESKGDGIGPWDVTGALMAAAGLFAVVLGVKRLGGGSAGGPWTVLSLAVGAALLVLFVSRQRRRAHPLVDLRMFARPVFSTSVGCIVLAMLALVGLELIAAQYLQLVLGLSPLETGLRLVPLTFAAMAAGLAGARLLRRFGPRRMVFSGFCLTAAAVLLLTPMGEQDNRALLLGGFVLLGFGLETTLFGAYESMLSEAPPQQAGGAAAIGETSYQLGAGIGIALLGSVMNAAYAPGLGEVPGVSASESSAARHSLGEAYEVAAQLGGPAEAALRDAARQAFVHGLHVTLLASAVLLLLGAVMALRLPRTMQCEPAAAGETPAEAPTDGPARARAEVADVPPPREAAESRVSV; encoded by the coding sequence ATGTCCGGGACGACCACGGCTGCCGCGCTGCGCCGTCGGGCGGCCGGGGCCGGTGCCAACCGCTGGGTGGTACTCGTCGTTCTCTGCGTCAGCCTGCTGCTCGTGGCCGTCGACGCCACCGTGCTGCATGTGGCGGTCCCCGCCGTCACGCAGGATCTCAGGCCCGGCGCGATGGAACTGCTCTGGATCGTCGACGCCTACCCGCTGGTCTGCGCCTCGCTGCTGATTCTCTTCGGCACGCTGGGAGACCGGGTCGGCCGCAGACGGGTACTCCTGCTCGGCTACGCCCTGTTCGGCGTCGCCTCGGGGCTGGCGGCCCTCGCGGACAGCGCGCCCGTGCTGATCGCGGCGCGGGCGCTGCTCGGAGTCGGCGGCGCGATGATCATGCCCGCGACGCTGTCGATCCTGCGGCAGGTCTTCCCCGACCGGCGCGAGCGGGCGTTCGCCATCGGTATCTGGAGCGCGGTGGCCGCGGTGGGCGCGGCCGCCGGACCGCTGCTCGGCGGCTTCCTGCTCGAGTATTTCTGGTGGGGCTCGGTCTTCCTCATCAACATTCCGCTGATGCTGGTCAGTCTCCCGGTGGGACGGATCCTGCTGCCCGAGTCGAAGGGCGACGGCATCGGTCCCTGGGACGTGACGGGCGCGCTGATGGCCGCCGCCGGACTGTTCGCGGTGGTCCTCGGTGTGAAGCGGCTCGGTGGTGGATCCGCCGGGGGCCCGTGGACCGTACTGTCGCTGGCCGTGGGCGCCGCCCTGCTGGTCCTCTTCGTCAGCCGGCAGCGGCGACGCGCGCACCCGCTGGTCGACCTGCGCATGTTCGCCCGGCCGGTGTTCAGCACGTCGGTGGGCTGCATCGTGCTGGCGATGCTCGCCCTGGTCGGACTGGAACTGATCGCCGCGCAGTACCTCCAGCTCGTCCTCGGACTCTCCCCGCTGGAGACCGGACTGAGGCTGGTGCCGCTGACGTTCGCCGCGATGGCGGCGGGGCTGGCGGGCGCGCGGCTGCTGCGCCGGTTCGGACCGCGCCGCATGGTCTTCTCCGGCTTCTGCCTGACGGCCGCGGCGGTCCTGCTGCTGACCCCGATGGGCGAGCAGGACAACCGGGCCCTGCTGCTGGGCGGGTTCGTCCTGCTCGGCTTCGGTCTGGAGACCACCCTCTTCGGGGCGTACGAGTCGATGCTGAGCGAGGCGCCCCCGCAGCAGGCGGGCGGGGCCGCGGCCATAGGCGAGACCTCGTACCAGCTGGGTGCGGGAATCGGGATAGCGCTCCTCGGCAGTGTGATGAACGCGGCCTACGCGCCCGGCCTCGGAGAGGTTCCCGGGGTGTCCGCCTCGGAGTCCTCCGCGGCGCGGCACTCGCTGGGCGAGGCCTACGAGGTCGCCGCCCAGCTGGGCGGGCCCGCCGAAGCCGCCCTGAGGGACGCGGCCCGCCAGGCCTTCGTGCACGGGTTGCATGTGACCCTGCTGGCCAGCGCGGTCCTGCTGCTGCTCGGGGCCGTGATGGCGCTGCGGTTGCCGCGGACGATGCAGTGCGAGCCGGCGGCCGCCGGGGAAACACCCGCCGAGGCGCCCACGGACGGGCCCGCCCGGGCCCGGGCCGAAGTGGCCGATGTCCCCCCGCCGAGGGAGGCCGCGGAGTCCCGCGTCTCGGTGTGA
- a CDS encoding DUF5685 family protein, translating into MFGMVRPCRHRLGERLTAQWTAHLCGLCLALRGDHGQLARVVTNYDGLLVSVLTEAQAEGAAVGRRTAGPCPLRGMRTASVAHGEGARLAAAVSLVLASAKVRDHVADRDGLLARRPVALAARRVAVSWDRAGARTGAEVGFDTAVLVDAVDRQTGIETLAGPGTPILTVTEPTETATAAAFAHTAVLAGRMNNAGPLAEAGRLFGRLAHLLDAVEDREADAASGAWNPLTATGTPLTEARRLADDAVRGIRLALREVAWGSGGSPGEHSTDGGLAHRLLVHELPNSVDRAFGTVSCAHGSHPYAPPGAPGGPGGPVPPGPPRRRGLIAGCAVWAGLFCTCQLCCGTHEDPWTGERKQACSNCDCSGCCDCCECCSCCGEGGSCCGEGCDCGCDC; encoded by the coding sequence ATGTTCGGAATGGTCAGGCCCTGCCGGCACCGGCTCGGTGAACGGCTCACGGCTCAGTGGACGGCGCATCTGTGCGGGCTGTGTCTGGCGCTTCGCGGGGATCACGGGCAGCTCGCACGCGTCGTCACCAACTACGACGGGCTGCTCGTCTCCGTCCTGACGGAGGCTCAGGCCGAAGGCGCCGCCGTCGGACGGCGCACGGCGGGGCCGTGTCCGCTGCGCGGCATGCGGACCGCCTCCGTCGCGCACGGTGAGGGCGCGCGGCTCGCGGCGGCCGTATCGCTGGTCCTGGCCTCCGCCAAGGTGCGCGACCATGTCGCCGACCGGGACGGGCTGCTGGCCCGCCGTCCGGTGGCGCTCGCCGCCCGCCGCGTCGCGGTGAGCTGGGACCGGGCCGGGGCGCGGACCGGTGCGGAGGTGGGGTTCGACACGGCCGTGCTGGTCGACGCCGTCGACCGGCAGACCGGCATCGAGACCCTCGCCGGCCCCGGCACCCCGATCCTCACCGTCACCGAACCGACCGAGACCGCCACCGCGGCGGCCTTCGCGCACACGGCGGTACTCGCCGGACGAATGAACAACGCCGGGCCGCTCGCCGAGGCGGGTCGGCTCTTCGGCCGGCTCGCCCATCTCCTGGACGCCGTGGAGGACCGGGAGGCCGACGCCGCGTCGGGCGCGTGGAACCCCCTCACCGCCACCGGCACTCCGCTCACCGAGGCCCGCCGGCTCGCCGACGACGCCGTGCGTGGCATCCGTCTCGCGCTGCGCGAGGTGGCCTGGGGGTCCGGGGGTTCCCCGGGAGAGCACAGCACCGATGGCGGTCTCGCTCATCGGTTGCTCGTTCATGAACTGCCCAACTCCGTAGATCGTGCCTTCGGCACCGTTTCTTGTGCCCACGGTTCCCACCCCTACGCACCGCCGGGCGCACCGGGCGGTCCCGGCGGTCCGGTGCCGCCCGGGCCGCCGCGCCGGCGTGGGCTGATCGCCGGGTGCGCGGTATGGGCGGGGCTGTTCTGCACGTGCCAGTTGTGCTGCGGCACCCACGAGGACCCCTGGACCGGGGAGCGTAAGCAGGCCTGCTCCAACTGCGACTGCAGCGGATGCTGCGATTGCTGCGAGTGCTGCAGCTGTTGTGGTGAGGGCGGCAGCTGTTGTGGTGAGGGCTGCGACTGCGGGTGCGACTGCTGA
- a CDS encoding acyl-CoA dehydrogenase family protein, producing MSASAKSPPFDPADLLGLDDLLEPEDLAVRDTVRAWAGDRVLPYVADWYEKGELPGVRELARELGGIGVLGMPLSGYGCAGTSAVQYGLACLELEAADSGIRSLVSVQGSLAMYAIHRFGSEEQKQRWLPGMAAGEVIGCFGLTEPDHGSDPAAMRTHAERDGGDWVLNGRKMWITNGSVAGVAVVWAQTDDGIRGFVVPTDSTGFAAPEIKHKWSLRASVTSELVLDDVRLPDDAVLPEVTGLRGPLSCLTHARYGIVWGAMGAARACFEAAVDYAMSREQFGRPIGGFQLTQAKLADMAVELHKGLLLAHHLGRRMDAGRLRPEQVSFGKLNNVREAIDICRTARTILGANGISLEYPVMRHATNLESVLTYEGTVEMHQLVLGKALTGIDAFR from the coding sequence ATGTCCGCGTCCGCGAAGTCGCCGCCCTTCGACCCGGCCGACCTGCTCGGTCTCGACGACCTGCTGGAGCCGGAGGACCTGGCCGTCCGGGACACCGTGCGTGCCTGGGCGGGGGACAGGGTGCTGCCGTACGTCGCCGACTGGTACGAGAAGGGCGAGCTGCCCGGCGTCCGCGAGCTGGCCCGGGAACTCGGTGGGATCGGCGTGCTCGGCATGCCGCTCAGCGGCTACGGCTGCGCGGGGACCTCTGCCGTGCAGTACGGGCTCGCCTGCCTGGAACTGGAGGCCGCCGACTCCGGCATCCGGTCCCTGGTCTCCGTACAGGGCTCGCTCGCCATGTACGCGATCCACCGGTTCGGCAGCGAGGAACAGAAGCAGCGGTGGCTGCCGGGGATGGCCGCCGGCGAGGTCATCGGCTGCTTCGGGCTCACCGAACCCGACCACGGCTCCGACCCCGCCGCCATGCGGACCCACGCCGAGCGCGACGGCGGGGACTGGGTGCTGAACGGCCGCAAGATGTGGATCACCAACGGGTCCGTCGCCGGCGTCGCCGTGGTGTGGGCGCAGACCGACGACGGGATCCGCGGATTCGTGGTGCCCACCGACAGCACCGGGTTCGCGGCGCCCGAGATCAAGCACAAGTGGTCGCTGCGCGCCTCCGTCACCAGCGAGCTGGTCCTCGACGACGTACGGCTGCCCGACGACGCCGTACTGCCCGAGGTGACCGGACTGCGCGGACCGCTCAGCTGCCTGACGCACGCCCGGTACGGGATCGTCTGGGGCGCGATGGGCGCGGCGCGCGCCTGCTTCGAGGCCGCCGTCGACTACGCGATGTCGCGGGAGCAGTTCGGGCGGCCCATCGGCGGGTTCCAGCTGACGCAGGCCAAACTCGCCGATATGGCGGTCGAACTGCACAAGGGGCTTCTGCTCGCCCATCATCTCGGGCGGCGCATGGACGCCGGCCGCCTGCGGCCCGAGCAGGTCAGCTTCGGCAAGTTGAACAACGTCCGCGAGGCCATCGACATCTGCCGTACGGCCCGCACGATCCTCGGTGCCAACGGGATCTCGCTCGAGTACCCCGTCATGCGGCACGCGACGAACCTCGAATCGGTGCTCACCTACGAGGGCACCGTGGAGATGCACCAGCTCGTGCTGGGCAAGGCACTGACCGGGATCGACGCGTTCCGGTAG
- a CDS encoding helix-turn-helix transcriptional regulator: protein MVETSARLLRLLSLLQAHREWSGADLAGRLGVSSRTLRRDVDRLRVLGYPVNASPGTGGGYQLGAGAELPPLLLDDDEAVAVVVGLRTAAGQGIEDIGETSVRALAKLEQVLPDRLRRRVGALNAVTVPMLRGPDADAVDPAVLTELAQLCRDTERLRFEYRGHDGATSRRTVEPHRLVCSERRWYLVAWDLGREDWRTFRVGRVTPKPPHGPRFVPREPPAEDLAAYVSRGVSTRVYASQAAIRLLVPVEEAAERISPSVGTLRAEAPDTCVLTTGAASFNALVVHVMLLGFEFQVLEPAGLTDAITTARDRLSRALARAEGSGAAS from the coding sequence ATGGTGGAGACCTCGGCACGATTGCTGCGTCTGTTGTCCCTGCTCCAGGCTCACCGCGAGTGGTCCGGGGCCGATCTGGCCGGGCGGCTCGGGGTCAGCTCCCGGACCCTGCGCCGCGACGTGGACCGGCTGCGCGTGCTCGGCTACCCCGTCAACGCCAGCCCCGGAACCGGCGGCGGCTACCAGCTGGGCGCGGGCGCCGAGCTGCCGCCGCTGCTGCTGGACGACGACGAGGCCGTCGCCGTCGTGGTCGGGCTGCGTACGGCGGCCGGGCAGGGCATCGAAGACATCGGGGAGACCTCGGTGCGGGCCCTGGCCAAGCTGGAACAGGTGCTGCCGGACCGGCTGCGCCGCCGGGTGGGCGCCCTGAACGCCGTCACCGTGCCGATGCTGCGCGGACCGGACGCCGACGCCGTCGACCCGGCCGTGCTCACCGAACTCGCCCAGCTCTGCCGTGACACCGAGCGTCTGCGTTTCGAGTACCGCGGCCACGACGGCGCGACGAGTCGCCGCACCGTGGAACCGCACCGTCTGGTGTGCTCGGAGCGCCGCTGGTACCTGGTGGCCTGGGACCTGGGCCGCGAGGACTGGCGTACCTTCCGGGTGGGCCGCGTCACTCCCAAGCCCCCGCACGGCCCGCGCTTCGTCCCGCGCGAGCCCCCGGCCGAGGATCTGGCCGCCTATGTGTCCCGGGGCGTCTCCACGCGGGTGTACGCCTCGCAGGCCGCGATACGGCTGCTGGTGCCCGTCGAGGAGGCCGCGGAACGGATCTCGCCCTCCGTCGGCACACTCCGGGCGGAAGCACCGGACACCTGTGTCCTGACCACCGGGGCGGCGAGCTTCAACGCCCTGGTGGTCCACGTGATGCTGCTGGGCTTCGAGTTCCAGGTGCTGGAGCCGGCCGGGCTGACCGACGCGATCACCACGGCCCGCGACCGGCTCTCCCGCGCTCTGGCCCGGGCGGAGGGATCCGGCGCGGCGAGCTGA
- a CDS encoding I78 family peptidase inhibitor — protein MAPIPTPSAEPDDSPDAYVGLPVDRAERLARERGWTTVRSLPPGTVITMEYRVGRLNFEVRDGTVARSWKG, from the coding sequence ATGGCACCCATTCCGACACCTTCCGCGGAGCCCGACGACAGCCCGGACGCCTATGTGGGCCTGCCCGTGGACCGGGCCGAGCGCCTCGCGCGCGAGCGCGGCTGGACGACGGTCCGGTCGCTGCCGCCGGGAACGGTCATCACCATGGAGTACCGCGTGGGGCGGCTGAACTTCGAGGTGAGGGACGGCACGGTGGCGCGGTCCTGGAAGGGCTGA